The DNA segment GGGGTCGCCAGCTCATCGGCTACGTGACCGTACAAGTGGCCCATCTGCGCCAGCAGTTCGCGCATATGACGCGCGCCGCCGCCGGACGCCGCCTGGTAAGTCGCAACAGAAACCCAGTCCACCAGGTCATTAGCAAACAGACCGCCCAGCGACATCAGCATCAGGCTGACGGTACAGTTACCGCCGACGAAGGTTTTAATGCCGTTGTTCAGGCCGTCGGTAATGACATCCTGATTAACCGGATCAAGAATAATGATGGCGTCGTCTTTCATGCGCAGCGAGGATGCCGCGTCAATCCAGTAGCCCTGCCAGCCGCTTTCACGGAGCTTTGGATAGATTTCGTTGGTATAATCGCCGCCCTGACAGGTCACAATGATATCAAGCGCCTTCAGCGCGTCGAGATCAAAGGCATCCTGAAGTGTGCCGCCGGGCGTACCGCCGAACGTCGGCGCTGCCTGCCCAAGCTGGGAAGTAGAAAAGAAAACAGGGCGAATGGCATCGAAGTCGCGCTCTTCAACCATGCGTTGCATGAGTACAGAGCCGACCATACCGCGCCAGCCGATAAAACCAACATTTTTCATAGCGTTTTTTTCCTGCAAAGATGTGTGCTGTGTATGCAAACCAGTGTCCTACTGGTTCTTCCTTCACCATACAAAAAGCAGCCAAAGTCGCAAGTGAAATTAATCAATGATAGCGAAGCCATCAGTAATGCGACTTATCCCGCTTCCTAAGCAAGCAGAAAGTCCGCAGTAATTATCAGGGAATTTGAGTTATGAATGAAATCATTTCAGCGGCAGTTTTATTGATCCTGATTATGGATCCACTCGGAAACCTGCCCATTTTCATGTCCGTACTGAAACATACCGAACCAAAGCGCCGCCGGGCGATTATGGTTCGCGAGCTGTTTATTGCGCTTTTACTGATGCTCATTTTCCTGTTTGCGGGCGAGAAAATTTTGGCCTTTCTCAACCTGCGGGCGGAAACCGTGTCGATCTCCGGGGGGATTATTCTGTTCCTGATCGCCATTAAGATGATTTTCCCCAGCGCATCAGGCAACAGCGCCGGACTCCCGGCGGGCGAAGAACCGTTTATCGTACCGCTGGCTATCCCTCTGGTGGCGGGCCCGACCATCCTGGCGACGCTGATGCTGTTATCGCATCAGTATCCGAACCAGATGGGGCATCTGGTCATCGCTCTGCTGATCGCCTGGGGCGGCACGTTTGTGATTCTGCTGCAATCGTCGCTGTTCCTGCGTCTGCTGGGCGAGAAAGGGGTTAACGCGCTGGAACGTCTGATGGGGTTGATTCTGGTGATGATGGCGACCCAAATGTTCCTGGACGGCATTCGGATGTGGATGAAAGGCTGAGGATGTAAAAAAGCCGGGTGGCGCTTGCGCTTACCCGGCCTACGGTGTGGATATGTGCTCACTTGTAGGCCCGGTAAGCGGCGCGCCACCGGGCAACAAGACTCAGCTCAGAAGCTGGAACGCAACCATACCGACAATCGCGCCGACGGTGCCGAGAATAGTTTCCATCATCGTCCAGGTCTTCAGCGTTTGCGCTTCGGTCGCGCCAGTGAATTTACCGAACAGCCAGAAACCGGCGTCGTTTACGTGGCTGACCACGATAGAACCGCCCGCGATACAGATAGACAATGCCGCCATCTGCGCGCCGGAGAAGTTCAGTTGTTCCACCACCGGCATCACCAGCCCCACCGCCGTTAAGCACGCGACGGTCGCGGAACCCTGAATGATACGCACCGCTGCCGCCAGCACGAAGCAGGTGATGGCAATCGGCAAGCCCATGCCGGTTAACGCTTCGCCCAGCGCCGGGCCAACGCCGGAATCCACCAGAACCTGCTTGAACACGCCGCCTGCGCCAATCACCAACAGAATAATGCCCGCCGGTTGCAGCGCCTGACCGCAGATCGCCATGACTTTATCTTTCGCCATCCCCTGACGCACCGCCAGGCCATAGATTGCCACCAGGCACGCCACCAGAATCGCGGTGAACGGGTGGCCGATAAACTCAAACCATTCGTAAGCGC comes from the Citrobacter koseri ATCC BAA-895 genome and includes:
- the asd gene encoding aspartate-semialdehyde dehydrogenase yields the protein MKNVGFIGWRGMVGSVLMQRMVEERDFDAIRPVFFSTSQLGQAAPTFGGTPGGTLQDAFDLDALKALDIIVTCQGGDYTNEIYPKLRESGWQGYWIDAASSLRMKDDAIIILDPVNQDVITDGLNNGIKTFVGGNCTVSLMLMSLGGLFANDLVDWVSVATYQAASGGGARHMRELLAQMGHLYGHVADELATPSSAILDIERKVTTLTRSGDLPVDNFGVPLAGSLIPWIDKQLDNGQSREEWKGQAETNKILNTSSVIPVDGLCVRVGALRCHSQAFTIKLKKDVSVPTVEELLAAHNPWAKVVPNDRDITLRELTPAAVTGTLTTPVGRLRKLNMGPEFLSAFTVGDQLLWGAAEPLRRMLRQLA
- the yhgN gene encoding NAAT family transporter YhgN, which codes for MNEIISAAVLLILIMDPLGNLPIFMSVLKHTEPKRRRAIMVRELFIALLLMLIFLFAGEKILAFLNLRAETVSISGGIILFLIAIKMIFPSASGNSAGLPAGEEPFIVPLAIPLVAGPTILATLMLLSHQYPNQMGHLVIALLIAWGGTFVILLQSSLFLRLLGEKGVNALERLMGLILVMMATQMFLDGIRMWMKG